A window of Kribbella sp. NBC_00382 genomic DNA:
GGCCCCACGCGGTTTGACTGAGCGCGTACCCGAGAACGAGGTAGAGAGCGATGACGATCAGTACGCCGACAGTGATCCGGAAGCGGCCGATCGCGAAGCCCTCGCCGGTCCAGTTGAGCAGGCCGGGGAGGCGGTTGTTCTGGATGCTTTGACCGCCGGAGTAGAGCAAGGCGATGGCGGTGAAGATGCTCAGAGTACCGAGGGTGACGATGAACGGTGGCAGGCCGATCCGGGTCACCAGGATCCCGTTCAGCGCTCCGGCCGCTAGTCCCAGGACGACACCGGCGGCCAGTGCGAGGCCTGCCGGCCACCCGTTCTGGGCGGCGAGCGTGGCCATCACCATGGTCGACAAGATGGTGATCGCGCCGACCGACAGGTCGATTCCGGCGGTCAGGATGATGAGGGTCTGCCCTACGGCCAGCGCGGCGACCACAGCGGTCTGCTGAACCAGCAGGGACAGTGCGGCCGGGTTGGAGAACCGGCTGTTGATGGCGGTGAAGCACACCACCGTGAGCAGCAGGATGATCGCCGGGCTGAGTGCGGGGTGCTGGTGGAGCAGGTGCTGGATCCGCTGGCTCAGTGTGTGTTCCCGCCGGGCGAGAACCTTCGCGGCGGCCCCTGGGGTCGCACTTTGGACTGTCATGTCTGCGCCTCCTGAGGTTCGTGGTGTGCGGTCATCCCCAGCACAGCGTGCCGGCCTTGGCGGTGTCGATGCTGTCGACGCCGGCGGCGGCCTTATCGGTCACGAGGGCGACGCCGGTGTTGTAGAAGTCGAGGCCCTCGGAGTTCTTGGGCTTGTCGCCGCCGCGGGCGATCTTGGCGATGGACTCGACGCCGAGCGACGCCATCTTCAACGGGTACTGCTGCGAGGTCGCGCCGATGACACCGTCCTTCACGGACTTGACTCCGGCACAGCCTCCGTCGACCGAGACCACCAGTACGCCGTTGGTCTTACCCGCTGCCTTGAGCGCGTTGTAGGCGCCGACCGCGGCCGGCTCGTTGATCGTGTAGACCACGTTGATGTTGGAGTTCTTGGTCAGGCAGTTCTCCATCGCCGACCGGCCGCCGTCCTCGGCGCCCTGGGTGGGCTCGTTGCAGACGATCGTGTAGTCGCTGGCGCCGTACTTGCCGGACTTCGCCTCGTCGCCGTTCTTCTTGGCGTCCTTGACGTCGACTCCCAGGCCGGTCAGGAAGCCCTGGTCGCGGTTGTAGTCGACGGAGACGACCTTGTCGTTGAACAGGTCGAGCAGCGCGATGGTGGCCGGCTTGCCGGCCAGCTGCTTGGCCGTCCACTGCCCGATCAGCTTGCCCGCCTCGAAGTTGTCGGTGGCGAAGGTGATGTCGACGGTGTCGGCCGGGTCGGGCGGCGTGTCCAGCGCGATCACGTACAGGCCGGCGTCGCGGGCCTTCTTGATCGCGCTGTTGACGCCGGGCCCGTTCGGCGTGATCAGGATGCCCTTCTGGCCCTGGGCGATCGCGTTCTCGATCGCCTGGACCTGCCCCTGCTCGTCACCGTCGGCCTTGCCGGAGGCCACGGTGAGGTCAACGTTGTTCTTGGCGGCCTCCTCCTTCGCGCCCTTCTGCATGGCGACGAAGAACGGGTTGCTGGAGTCCTTGGTGATCAGCGACACGCCGATCTTGTCGTTCGACCCGGCGGTCGAGTCGGAGCCGGATCCGCCGCACGCGGCCAGGGTGAGCAATGCGATGACCGCGGTCGCGGCCACACCGAGCCGCGCCGTACGGGTGGAGAAGTGCATGGCAGGTCCCTCCCGGGAACAGTGAAAGTTTGTGCTTACGTCAACGTTGACGCAAGAAGGACAGCACCTGACATGACTTGCGGTCAATGGCTCGATCGGAAATACTGCCGTTCGTGACGACAACGTTGACGCAGTCCGGGTCGGACAGAGATCGACCGGCCCGGTCCACGATGAAGGACGTGGCGCAACTGGCCGGCGTGAGCGTCAAGACGGTGTCGCGGGTGGTCAACGGAGAGCCGGGAGCGTCGGTCGCAGTTCGTGAGCGGGTGCTGCAGGCCGCGGAACGGCTCGACTACCGGCACAACCTCGGCGCCAGCACCCTGCGGCGCAAAGACGCGCGCTCCGGCATCGTCGGGGCTCTGCTGCAAGACGTCGGGAACAGCTTCTCGGCCGGCCTGTTACGTGCGCTCGAGGACGCCGTGCGGGAGGCCGGCCTGTCAGTACTGGCCGCAAGCCTCGACGAGGAGCCCGAGCGGGAACGCGGCCTCGTCTCCGACCTGGTCGCCCGTCGCGCCGACGGACTCGTCCTGATGCCGGCCTCCGACCGTCACGAGTACTTGCTGAGCGAGCACCGCGCCGGACTTCCGCTGGTGTTCGTCGACCGCAGGCCACACGGCCTGGATTGTGACTCCGTCACCATCGACAACCGGCTCGGCGCCAGCTCCGCGACTGCCCACCTGATCGCCGGAGGACATCGCCGGATCGCGATGCTGAGCGACCTGTACGAGATCGAAACGGCCAGGGAACGCGTCGCCGGGTATCGCGCGGCTCTCGACGAGGCGAAGATCCCCTTCGATCCCCAACTGCTGGTGCACAGCGTTCGTAGCGAGCAGGAGGCAGAGCAGATCGTCACCGACCTGCTCGGCACGGCCGACGCACCGACCGCATTCCTCACCGGACGCAACATCCTCACCGTGGGCGCTGTCCGCGCCCTGCGATCGTTGGGCCTGTCGCATCAGATCGCCCTGGTCGGTTTCGACGACTTCCCCTTGGCAGATCTGGTCGAACCCGCACTCACAGTGGTCCGGCAGGACGTGCGGCGCATCGGTACCGAGGTCGGCCGCATCCTCCTGGACCGACTCGCCGGGGACACCAGCCCACCACAGCACGTCGTGCTCGAGCCATCCCTGGTCTGCCGCGGAAGCGGCGAGATTCGCCCGCCGAGCGAAGGAATCCATCGGGATTGACGATGGATCCGCGGCGGTGGACATTCTGTGTGTGAGCACTGCTGATGAGGACGCTCAGGCGTTCGCCGATCTGTTTCGGGAGACGTACCTGCGGTTTCATCGGCGGGACGGGAAGCGGAACGAGATGTCGGGGGCCAGCCGGGCCGTACTGCAGCATCTTTCGCAGACCGGGCCGTTGACCGTGGGGGACATTGCGCTGCATCTGGATCGGGCGCAGTCGGTGGTCAGCGACATCGTGACGCAGCTCGAGTCCAAAGGGGTGCTGGAGCGGGAGCGCGATCCGGAGGACCGGCGCCGCACGCTGGTGTGGCTGTCGGCCGATGGCTTCGCCGTACTACGCGCTGACCGCGACGTGCTCAGCGTCCCAGCCCTGGCCGAGGCGTTCGCCGCCCTGCCACCCGGCGAGCGAGCCGCCCTGCTCACCACCCTGTCCACCCTCGTTCGATCGAACGGAGCCCAGTGATGACCACGACCACCAACTGCGAGAGCTGCAGCATGCCGATCGAGAGCGGCCGGTACTGCGCCCACTGCGTCGATGCCGACGGCAACCTTCAGGACTTCGACACCCGGTTCGCCTCGATGGTGTCGTGGCAGGAGCGCCGCAACCCCGGCGACCCGCGCGAGAAGCTCGAGGCCGACACCCTCGCCTACATGGCCCAGATGCCGGCCTGGCGTGACCACCCCAAGGTCGCCGGCGTTCAACCGAACGGATGAAGCAAGGTTCAACCGGTGCGGGGGTGATCCATCCCGACGGTTGACGTGCCGGTGCGGTCCTCGGCGACATGATCGAGTTGGCAGGTCGTCGAGGAGAGGATTCATCGTGAGCACTGGGGTCAGCCGTCGCAGGTTGCTGGGAGTCGGGGCCGGGGTCGGAGCGGCGTTGACGGTCGGAGTACCGGCATCGGCCCGTACCACCGCACGCGAGGAGGGCCGGTCGCTGGACGAGCTGTACGAAGCGGCCGTCCGTGAGTCCGGCAAGCTGGTGATCTACGCGGGTGGCGACACGCCCACCCAGCAGGACGCGACGGCGGCAGCGTTCCGGGCTCGCTTCCCGGGGATCGCGTTGACGATGGTGGTGGACTACAGCAAGTTCCACGACGTCCGGGTCGACAATCAACTCGCGACGGGGACGCTGGTACCGGATGTCGTGCAGTTGCAGACCGTGCAGGACTTCGTCCGCTGGAAGCAGCAGGGGCGGCTTCTCCGGTACAAGCCGGCCGGTTTCGGTGCCGTCCACAACAAATTCAAGGATGCCGATGGCGCTTGGGTCGCGATCAGCGTGCTGGCCTTCAGCTACCTCTACAGCGTCGGTGCGGTAGGCAACAATGTACCGGCGTCGCCGCGTGCGTTGACGGATCCGCGGTGGCGCGGGCAGATCGCCTCGGCCTACCCGAACGATGACGACGCGACACTCTTCCTCTACAAGCGGTACGCCGAGGCCTACGGCTGGTCGTGGATCGCAGACCTGGCGCAGCAGCAGGTTTCGTTTGCCCGAGGCTCCAATTGGCCGGGTGAGGCCGTCGGCGGCGGGCAGAAGGCGCTCGGTGTCGGCGGCGCGGGCAACCCCCGCCAGACCACGCCGACGAGATGGGTGGTGCCGGACAAGGATCCCTTCATGGCCTGGGGCCAGCGCGCCGCGATCCTGGCCGGCGCCCGCAACCGGACCGCGGCCAAGCTCTATCTCAACTGGCAGCTGACCAAGGCCAGCCAGGAGGCCTCCTTCAACGGCTGGTCGGTGCGCACCGACACGGCGGTACCGGCCGGAGTACGGCCGATCTGGACGTACGCGAACGCCGACCTGGACGGCTTCCCCGCCTTCATGGCCAACCGGGCCGAGGCCGAACGCTGGCGGCAGACCTTCAGCTTGTACTTCGGTGAGGTCAGCGGAGCGCCGACCCCGGGCTGGCTGGGGCTGCACCCTGGACGCTGATCCCCGGGCGGGTTGGCCGGGTCTGGTTAGACTCGGCGGTGCCCGTTCGAAGGGAGCCGACGTGTCGCGGACAACCGTGTCCCGCCTTGAGATCGCTGTGCATGGAGCGTTCTTCCTGATCGTGATCGGCTCGCTCGGCCGACTGTTCGCGCTGAACACCTCGCTGTGCCTCTACGTGCTGGGCCTGAGCGTGCTGCTCTCGGGCGGCTACACCACGATGGTCTGGGCGGGCAGCCGACTCGGCCGATGGCAGGTTCCCGTGGCCGGGATGGTCACCGGCATCTGGCTGCTACTCATCAGCACCGTGCCGGCGCCGTACCCTTCGGTCTACAGCTGGCTGGCGATTCCGTTGGCCTGCTTGCTGCTTCGGGCCCTTCCGCCGCGTCGCGCGATCATTGCCATCGGCATCGTCACCGGGCTGCTGGTGATCGCCCTCTACCGTCAGTCCAGGGGCATCGACCTGTTCCTGCCGCCTGTGGCCGCGGTCTGGGCCACAGTCGCCCTGTACGCCGGCCAGCAACGCGACACCACCATCCGGCAGAACCTGCTCGAGCAACTCCGGAGTACCAGGGACGAGCTCGCCGAACAGCAACACGAGGCTGGCATCCTGGCCGAGCGAGCTCGCCTGGCCGGTGAACTCCATGACACCGTCACGCAGGACCTTGCGGGCAGCCGGATGCTCTTGCAGGCGGCCGATCGGGAGTGGGACTCCGATCCGGCGAAGGCGCGGCTGCGGGTCCGGGGCGTCACCGAGTCGCTGGGGCAGAACGTAGTACAGGCTCGGCGGTTGATCGCCGGGCTGACCCCGGCGGCGCTGGATCAGGGTGGTCTCGAGGTGGCGCTGGAGGAGTTGTGCCGGCGTGAAGAGCGGTACGGGCCGACTGTCGCGCTGAGGGTGACGGGGGAGCCGCGGGTGATGAGTCCGGAGGCGGAGACTGCGTTGCTGCGGACGGCTCAGGGCGCGCTGGCCAATGTGAGAGACCACGCGGGGGCGGATCGGATCGAGGTCGTGCTCGACTGGCAGGACGAGTCGGTGCGGCTGCGGATCAGCGACAACGGGAACGGCGTACCGGATCGTGCGCCCGCTCCCGACCGGGGATTAGGCCTGCCGTCGTTGCGTGAACGCCTAGGCACCTTGGGCGGGACGCTCACGCTGGACAGTACGCCGGGCCGCGGTACGGCGCTGACCGCTTCGGTGCCGATCGGGATGGTCGCGGGATGAAGGTGCTGTTGGTCGACGACCATGTGGTGGTCCGGGCCGGACTGCGGGCGCTGCTCGAGGGGGAGCCCGGGTTCGAGGTGGTCGGTGAGACCGGCGACGGCGGAACGGCGATCCGGCTCGCGCTCGACCTCCAGCCTGACCTGGTACTGATGGATCTGCGGCTGGCAGCGGGCGGAATGGACGGGATCGAGGCCACGCGACGGCTCGCCGGTCTGATGCCTGGCGTGAAGATCGTCGTGCTGACCAGCCACGGCACCCGGACCGACGTCGCCCTGGCCCTGGCGGCGGGTGCTCGTGGGTACGTCCTGAAGGCCGGGCAGCCGGACGAGTTGTTCCGTGCGCTCCGGACCGCGAACGACGGTGGTACCGGCATCGCGCAGGAGGCCGTCGGCCTGCTCGTCGACGAGGTGACCTCGCCGGCCACGGCGTTGAGCGATCGCGAGGTCGAGGTCGTCCGCCTCCTTGCCGAGGGCCGCAGCAACCGCGAGATCGCCGCCGAACTCTTCCTCAGCGAGGCGACGGTCAAGACCCACCTGGTCCGCATCTACCGCAAGCTCGAGGCAACCAACCGAGCGGGCGCCGTCACGGAAGCGCTGCGTCGCGGACTCGTACAGCTGGGCTGATGGCTGACCGGAAAACCGGCGCCGAACTGGCCAGGGCGGCCCGTCCATGTCCTGTCCAGCAGGCCAGGAAAGCGATGTCCGGACCGTGACAACGTCGTCACTTGGCGTGTTGGTGTCAGCGGC
This region includes:
- a CDS encoding ABC transporter permease, translated to MTVQSATPGAAAKVLARREHTLSQRIQHLLHQHPALSPAIILLLTVVCFTAINSRFSNPAALSLLVQQTAVVAALAVGQTLIILTAGIDLSVGAITILSTMVMATLAAQNGWPAGLALAAGVVLGLAAGALNGILVTRIGLPPFIVTLGTLSIFTAIALLYSGGQSIQNNRLPGLLNWTGEGFAIGRFRITVGVLIVIALYLVLGYALSQTAWGRHVYAVGDDPEAARLSGVRSRRVLFSVYAVAGLIYGIAGWALIGRAGAASPNAIVDANLDSITAVVIGGTSLFGGRGGLLGTLLGALIVQAFTIGLSLAGVDAQYRLLAVGVLVIVAVSVDQWIRKVRS
- a CDS encoding substrate-binding domain-containing protein, giving the protein MHFSTRTARLGVAATAVIALLTLAACGGSGSDSTAGSNDKIGVSLITKDSSNPFFVAMQKGAKEEAAKNNVDLTVASGKADGDEQGQVQAIENAIAQGQKGILITPNGPGVNSAIKKARDAGLYVIALDTPPDPADTVDITFATDNFEAGKLIGQWTAKQLAGKPATIALLDLFNDKVVSVDYNRDQGFLTGLGVDVKDAKKNGDEAKSGKYGASDYTIVCNEPTQGAEDGGRSAMENCLTKNSNINVVYTINEPAAVGAYNALKAAGKTNGVLVVSVDGGCAGVKSVKDGVIGATSQQYPLKMASLGVESIAKIARGGDKPKNSEGLDFYNTGVALVTDKAAAGVDSIDTAKAGTLCWG
- a CDS encoding LacI family DNA-binding transcriptional regulator; this translates as MTTTLTQSGSDRDRPARSTMKDVAQLAGVSVKTVSRVVNGEPGASVAVRERVLQAAERLDYRHNLGASTLRRKDARSGIVGALLQDVGNSFSAGLLRALEDAVREAGLSVLAASLDEEPERERGLVSDLVARRADGLVLMPASDRHEYLLSEHRAGLPLVFVDRRPHGLDCDSVTIDNRLGASSATAHLIAGGHRRIAMLSDLYEIETARERVAGYRAALDEAKIPFDPQLLVHSVRSEQEAEQIVTDLLGTADAPTAFLTGRNILTVGAVRALRSLGLSHQIALVGFDDFPLADLVEPALTVVRQDVRRIGTEVGRILLDRLAGDTSPPQHVVLEPSLVCRGSGEIRPPSEGIHRD
- a CDS encoding MarR family winged helix-turn-helix transcriptional regulator — its product is MSTADEDAQAFADLFRETYLRFHRRDGKRNEMSGASRAVLQHLSQTGPLTVGDIALHLDRAQSVVSDIVTQLESKGVLERERDPEDRRRTLVWLSADGFAVLRADRDVLSVPALAEAFAALPPGERAALLTTLSTLVRSNGAQ
- a CDS encoding ABC transporter substrate-binding protein, producing the protein MSTGVSRRRLLGVGAGVGAALTVGVPASARTTAREEGRSLDELYEAAVRESGKLVIYAGGDTPTQQDATAAAFRARFPGIALTMVVDYSKFHDVRVDNQLATGTLVPDVVQLQTVQDFVRWKQQGRLLRYKPAGFGAVHNKFKDADGAWVAISVLAFSYLYSVGAVGNNVPASPRALTDPRWRGQIASAYPNDDDATLFLYKRYAEAYGWSWIADLAQQQVSFARGSNWPGEAVGGGQKALGVGGAGNPRQTTPTRWVVPDKDPFMAWGQRAAILAGARNRTAAKLYLNWQLTKASQEASFNGWSVRTDTAVPAGVRPIWTYANADLDGFPAFMANRAEAERWRQTFSLYFGEVSGAPTPGWLGLHPGR
- a CDS encoding sensor histidine kinase — protein: MSRTTVSRLEIAVHGAFFLIVIGSLGRLFALNTSLCLYVLGLSVLLSGGYTTMVWAGSRLGRWQVPVAGMVTGIWLLLISTVPAPYPSVYSWLAIPLACLLLRALPPRRAIIAIGIVTGLLVIALYRQSRGIDLFLPPVAAVWATVALYAGQQRDTTIRQNLLEQLRSTRDELAEQQHEAGILAERARLAGELHDTVTQDLAGSRMLLQAADREWDSDPAKARLRVRGVTESLGQNVVQARRLIAGLTPAALDQGGLEVALEELCRREERYGPTVALRVTGEPRVMSPEAETALLRTAQGALANVRDHAGADRIEVVLDWQDESVRLRISDNGNGVPDRAPAPDRGLGLPSLRERLGTLGGTLTLDSTPGRGTALTASVPIGMVAG
- a CDS encoding response regulator transcription factor; translation: MKVLLVDDHVVVRAGLRALLEGEPGFEVVGETGDGGTAIRLALDLQPDLVLMDLRLAAGGMDGIEATRRLAGLMPGVKIVVLTSHGTRTDVALALAAGARGYVLKAGQPDELFRALRTANDGGTGIAQEAVGLLVDEVTSPATALSDREVEVVRLLAEGRSNREIAAELFLSEATVKTHLVRIYRKLEATNRAGAVTEALRRGLVQLG